Genomic DNA from Bacillota bacterium:
TACCGGAATGGTTTTTGATATTGCGGAGGAAGACTTGGCTTCAATGAAAATTCATCAAATTCAGAGCTGACGCATGAATTTAATTACCCAGGTTAGCCGGAAGTTACCGGTGCCTGTGAGAAAAAAATCATCGCAAAAAAGGACTGAACAGCTTTTTCAGGATATGAGATAATAAGTGTGGGAAAATGTATTAAGGGAGGCCCCACTATGAACCACATGCTCGAATCAGAGCCAGTCCTGCTATGTGGACGGAAGTTTACCTTTCAGGAACTGGAGGACATCCGAGAAACAGTACGGATGTTCCCATCTCTTAGCCGTAAAGAATTAGCATATACAATTTGTGAGCATTTAAAATGGGTTTCCCCCAACGGACGATATAAAGTTGAAGCTTGTGGTCAACTCTTGGAGAAACTTGATGCTCGTGGTGTATTAGAGTTACCGGAGATAAGAAAGTACACACCATCTAAACAACTGGTTATACCCGGAGCACGCACAGAAGCTGAGGCAGAGCTGGTGGGAATTGTATCTGAATTTGAGCCTATCGAAATCGAGGCAGTTCGCAAGTCGGATGATATCCACCTGTGGAATGAATACATCCAGCGCTATCACATTTTGAGATATAAACGTCCGTTTGGAGCTCATCAAAGATATTTTATTGTCTCTAGAGTTCAGGGTGGATATCGGCGGCTGGGATGCCTTTTGTTTGCCGCGTCAGCTTGGGCATTAGCGGACCGCGATCACTGGATCGGCTGGAATGAAGCAGACCGTAGCCAAAGATTGCATCTAATCGTTAATAATACCCGCTTTCTCATTTTTCCCTGGGTGAAGGTGAAGAATCTGGCGAGCAAGGCGCTGTCCTTGGCTGTCAGGCAAGTTTCCATAGATTGGCAGGAACGGTATGGGTTTAGGCCAGTTTTATTGGAAACCTTTGTGGATATCGCCCAATATCAAGGCACTTGCTACAAAGCAGCGAACTGGATGCTGTTGGGAGAAACCTCGGGACGGGGACGAATGGATCGGTATACCCAATATTTATCTTCCACCAAGCATATATACGTGTATCCGCTTCGCCGCGACTTTCGGGCGATTCTATGCGGGGAAAGCAAGGGCGTCCAATGAGCGAAACCATTCAATCAATGGTCGCCGCTCTAACCCGTTCTGAGCGTAGGAGAAAACAGCTGGAACTTAAGGGACAACAGAAAAAACAGGGGAAGCAATATCCTCCCACCTATACGCTTCCGAACCGTAAGAGCAACCTAAAAACAGTGAATGAAGAAAAAGCGGCCATCCAATATGAGACCGAAGAGAAGCTGAAAGTATACGTGCAACTTTTGCCGGGACTGCTTAAGAAATTGGCACAGATTCCTGACCCGCGAAATCCGAAGAAAATCAAACATCAAATGACAGTGATGATGTTCTATGGAATACTGATGTTTCTGTTTCAAATGAAGTCAAGGCGAGAGACAAATCAAGAAATGACAACTCCGCAGTTGCTAAAAAACCTACAAGCCGTTTTTGAAGAATTAACGGAAATGCCGCACCAGGATACCCTGTGCCGCTTATTGGAAAAGATTGAAGTGGATAGAATCGAAAGCCTCTATCTCGATATGCTGAGAAAGTTGATTCGTAGAAAGAAGTTTCGAAACCTGTTGCACCATAAAAAGTATCTCGTGGCTGTGGATGGTACGGAGAAACAGATTATGGACGAATGCTGGGATGAACGTTATCTGCGCCGGAAAATTAAGGGTAAAGACGGCGAATACCAATATTATGCCTATGTTCTGGAAGCGGTTCTGATTTTTACTAATGGCATGGTTCTACCGCTGATAAGTGTATTTTTGGAAAACAATATGGAATTAGAAGCCATCGAAAACGATGAACAATGGAAACAAGACTGTGAATTGAAAGCATTTCATCGCTTGGTCAAGCGGCTGAAAAAGGAGTTTCAGAAACTACCGCTAACCTTACTTTTGGATGGGCTATACGCGAAGGGCCCGGTTATGGAAGTCTGCCGTAAAAACAAGTGGGAATTTATGATCGTGCTCAAAGACAAATCACTCCCGACAGTATGGGAAGAAGCAAAAGGATTAATGCGTCTGGATAGCAAAGGGGAGTGCCGTTATGAGCGAATATGGCAGGGGCGGCGGCAAATATTCCGGTGGGCCAACGGGATCGAGTATGAGTATGGCAAACGCAAAATACTGACAATTCATGTGGTGACGTGCGAGGAAAGCTGGGAAGAAATCGATAAAAAGGGCTGTGTCATAACAAAAACCACTCGTCACGCCTGGATATCCAGCAATCCTATTAACCGCAAGAATATCCATGAACGCTGCAATCTGGCAGCGCGGAAACGCTGGCTTCATGAGAACAATATTTTGAAAGAGAAGCATCAAGGATACCACTATGAACACATTTTTTCACATGATTGGAATGCGATGCGGGGGTATCATTACCTCATGCACATTGCCAGAATGCTAAATGAAATGGTGCTTCATTCAATTTCCCTAATCGACCATGTTAAAGAATTCGGTATTCAGTCATGCATCGAGAAATTTCGCATAGTCATGACTCACAGGGAATTGGATACACAGCGCCTTCGTAGGTTGATAAAATCACACGGCCAATTGCGACTGGTGTATGAAGAAAACTGGAAAACAAGCCCGTCAGCGGCATAACGAACCTACACAAACAAATGGAAACGTTATGCGACGCTACCCGTCTGCCCGTTTGAAGATGCCCGGCATTTTAAAACGTGTATAAGCAGTCTGGAAAGAATGTGTTGCCGCGAATGGACCGGGATTTTCCCTGAAAAATGTATTGGTGAAAAGGTAAAAACTCCAGTTTCAGACATCGCGAGATTTTTAATTATTTTCATGCGTCAGCTCTGCAGCCATATAATCAGGCTGGAGCTTTTTGACGTTTTCATGTATACTAATTAAGTGAGCGTTTTCCAACAAATGCAAATAGAAAGTGGTGCTGGGATGAGTAAACAGGAGATTAAAGAGTGGATTTACACAATACTTATTGCCATAATCCTTGTTGTAATTATCAGGACTTTTGTGCTGGATACCAGGATTGTCCCGACCACGTCCATGGTACCTACGATTATACCGGGGGACAGGTTATTTGTGGAGAAGATAAGTCATCGTATCTCCGGTTTGAATAGAGGGGATGTTATAGTTTTTAAGCCTCCTGCCAGTTCAGGGTTAAAGGAGGATTTAATCAAAAGACTTATTGCCCTTCCCGGCGATACGGTAGAGGTAAAAAACGGCAAATTATATGTAAACGGGGTTCCCAAGGAAGAACCCTACCTGGCGGAAGCAATGAACTATACCTACGAAAAGAAAGAGGTTCCTCCCGGAAAAATATTTGTGCTGGGTGATAACCGAAACCGTTCTTACGATTCGCATGAATGGGGGTTTGCCGACCTGAAAAGCGTTGAAGGCAAAGCGCTCATTA
This window encodes:
- a CDS encoding DUF4338 domain-containing protein — encoded protein: MNHMLESEPVLLCGRKFTFQELEDIRETVRMFPSLSRKELAYTICEHLKWVSPNGRYKVEACGQLLEKLDARGVLELPEIRKYTPSKQLVIPGARTEAEAELVGIVSEFEPIEIEAVRKSDDIHLWNEYIQRYHILRYKRPFGAHQRYFIVSRVQGGYRRLGCLLFAASAWALADRDHWIGWNEADRSQRLHLIVNNTRFLIFPWVKVKNLASKALSLAVRQVSIDWQERYGFRPVLLETFVDIAQYQGTCYKAANWMLLGETSGRGRMDRYTQYLSSTKHIYVYPLRRDFRAILCGESKGVQ
- a CDS encoding transposase family protein, translating into MSETIQSMVAALTRSERRRKQLELKGQQKKQGKQYPPTYTLPNRKSNLKTVNEEKAAIQYETEEKLKVYVQLLPGLLKKLAQIPDPRNPKKIKHQMTVMMFYGILMFLFQMKSRRETNQEMTTPQLLKNLQAVFEELTEMPHQDTLCRLLEKIEVDRIESLYLDMLRKLIRRKKFRNLLHHKKYLVAVDGTEKQIMDECWDERYLRRKIKGKDGEYQYYAYVLEAVLIFTNGMVLPLISVFLENNMELEAIENDEQWKQDCELKAFHRLVKRLKKEFQKLPLTLLLDGLYAKGPVMEVCRKNKWEFMIVLKDKSLPTVWEEAKGLMRLDSKGECRYERIWQGRRQIFRWANGIEYEYGKRKILTIHVVTCEESWEEIDKKGCVITKTTRHAWISSNPINRKNIHERCNLAARKRWLHENNILKEKHQGYHYEHIFSHDWNAMRGYHYLMHIARMLNEMVLHSISLIDHVKEFGIQSCIEKFRIVMTHRELDTQRLRRLIKSHGQLRLVYEENWKTSPSAA
- the lepB gene encoding signal peptidase I: MSKQEIKEWIYTILIAIILVVIIRTFVLDTRIVPTTSMVPTIIPGDRLFVEKISHRISGLNRGDVIVFKPPASSGLKEDLIKRLIALPGDTVEVKNGKLYVNGVPKEEPYLAEAMNYTYEKKEVPPGKIFVLGDNRNRSYDSHEWGFADLKSVEGKALITYWPLDRVRLWWKTQE